In Microcoleus sp. bin38.metabat.b11b12b14.051, the following are encoded in one genomic region:
- the argC gene encoding N-acetyl-gamma-glutamyl-phosphate reductase codes for MGDVRPVPVGIVGASGYGGVQLVRLLADHPAAEVVYVGGDSSAGKPFSSLYPHLTNCIDLTIEAIDLDKIAAKCEVVFLSLPNGLACQMAPTLIEKGCKVLDLSADYRFENLDTYKAWYGGERSDSELAATAVYGLPELYRDRIKDAQLVGCAGCYVTASLLALAPLLKQGLIVPETAIIDAKSGASGGGRKAEVNLLLAEAEGSLGAYGVGRHRHTPEIEQICSALAGQDIKVQFTPHLIPMVRGILATVYSTLRDPGLVREDLITIFTAFYRNSPLVKVLPAGVYPQTKWACGTNLCYIGVEVDPRTDRVIVLSAIDNLIKGQAGQGIQCMNLMMGWEETLGLPQLAFYP; via the coding sequence ATGGGAGATGTTAGACCTGTGCCTGTAGGCATAGTTGGCGCTTCAGGTTATGGCGGCGTGCAACTGGTGCGACTGCTGGCGGATCACCCAGCGGCCGAAGTAGTGTATGTAGGCGGGGATAGCAGTGCGGGAAAACCTTTTTCCAGCCTTTATCCGCATCTGACTAACTGCATTGACTTGACTATCGAGGCGATCGACTTAGATAAAATAGCGGCAAAATGTGAAGTTGTGTTTCTGTCGCTGCCGAACGGTTTAGCTTGCCAAATGGCACCGACGCTGATTGAAAAAGGCTGCAAAGTCTTGGATTTGTCGGCTGACTACAGATTTGAAAATCTGGATACTTATAAAGCTTGGTACGGCGGCGAGCGATCGGACTCTGAACTCGCTGCCACCGCTGTTTACGGTTTGCCAGAATTGTACCGCGATCGCATCAAAGACGCTCAATTAGTAGGCTGTGCCGGCTGCTACGTCACTGCTAGTTTATTAGCCCTGGCACCTTTGCTCAAACAAGGTCTGATCGTGCCAGAAACAGCAATTATCGACGCTAAATCCGGTGCTTCGGGAGGGGGCCGCAAAGCCGAAGTTAATCTGTTGTTGGCTGAAGCAGAGGGTTCTCTAGGCGCTTACGGCGTTGGCCGCCACCGCCACACCCCGGAAATCGAGCAAATTTGTAGCGCTTTAGCCGGACAAGATATCAAAGTCCAATTTACTCCCCACTTAATTCCCATGGTACGGGGAATTTTGGCAACAGTTTACTCAACTCTGCGCGATCCGGGATTGGTTCGGGAAGATTTAATCACGATTTTCACCGCTTTTTACCGCAATTCTCCTTTGGTAAAAGTCTTGCCGGCTGGGGTTTATCCCCAAACAAAATGGGCTTGCGGTACAAATCTTTGTTATATCGGCGTGGAAGTCGATCCGCGTACTGATCGGGTAATTGTGCTGTCGGCGATCGACAATTTAATTAAAGGTCAAGCCGGACAAGGCATCCAGTGCATGAACTTGATGATGGGTTGGGAAGAAACTTTGGGTTTGCCTCAATTGGCTTTCTATCCTTAG